One Thermoanaerobacter pseudethanolicus ATCC 33223 DNA window includes the following coding sequences:
- the csx19 gene encoding type III-D CRISPR-associated protein Csx19: MLDDIYKIEVTFSKVKARDMDNNDLNYDAFIKEIGEIQNGYVVCWLDYAVLFGIIRNGEIKFYNNESPDFNRYLQKLRIFNENEELYIWRSGNKFKFRYREDLDSNKNGEMVEYIDADQVMYGSKFEIKDEFIEVYEKRGIRYIVPKEFIGNNLIDDINNNKKRLVLHTRNYIGYNEIGQAGFVDSRFLKISII; encoded by the coding sequence ATGTTAGATGATATATATAAAATTGAAGTAACATTCTCAAAAGTTAAAGCAAGGGATATGGATAATAATGATTTAAACTATGATGCATTTATTAAGGAAATAGGAGAAATACAAAATGGTTATGTTGTATGCTGGCTTGATTATGCAGTATTATTTGGAATAATACGAAATGGGGAAATAAAATTTTATAATAACGAATCACCTGATTTTAACAGATATCTTCAAAAATTGAGGATATTTAATGAAAATGAAGAACTATATATTTGGAGGTCAGGAAATAAATTTAAATTTAGATATAGAGAAGATCTAGATAGTAATAAAAATGGAGAGATGGTAGAATATATTGATGCAGATCAGGTAATGTATGGATCTAAATTTGAAATTAAAGATGAATTTATTGAAGTTTATGAAAAAAGAGGAATTAGATATATAGTACCGAAGGAATTTATAGGAAATAACTTAATTGATGATATAAACAATAATAAGAAAAGATTAGTTTTACATACGAGAAATTATATAGGATATAATGAAATTGGACAGGCTGGTTTTGTTGACAGTAGGTTTTTAAAAATATCAATTATTTAA